Proteins from a single region of Aquirhabdus parva:
- the mreC gene encoding rod shape-determining protein MreC — translation MEQNIFARDAQSFRPLVLATVAAIVLMIADWQHPEWFDPARRLTRAALDPLYVFASYPVLSGDWLSEQAQSEEVLRRENAALKAERLQNNVRLQKLAELSAENTRLRGLLNTPLIIDGRMIISEIIGTDPDPLRHILVINRGDVDGVFIGQMVLDDKGVVGQVVEVLAHSARILLISDKENAVSVRIERTGMRGILAGTGDSGRLSLQYVPNTADVQVGDRLFTSGLGERFPAGYAVGVVSAIQHHGSSEFADIAIKPLAQLEGGHHVILLFSAPLAKEQPHTEPAKPKSTKQQSSGPRYVAQ, via the coding sequence TTGGAACAGAATATTTTTGCCCGCGATGCCCAGTCTTTTAGGCCTTTGGTATTGGCGACTGTCGCTGCAATTGTACTGATGATTGCAGATTGGCAACATCCCGAATGGTTTGACCCAGCCCGAAGGTTGACGCGTGCTGCGCTTGATCCCCTCTACGTCTTTGCAAGTTACCCGGTGTTGTCTGGCGATTGGTTGAGTGAGCAAGCTCAATCAGAAGAAGTCCTGCGCCGTGAAAATGCGGCACTTAAAGCAGAGCGCTTGCAAAATAATGTCCGTTTGCAAAAATTGGCGGAACTTTCTGCAGAAAATACACGCTTACGCGGTCTTCTTAATACCCCGTTGATTATTGATGGTCGGATGATTATCAGTGAAATTATCGGTACTGACCCCGATCCTTTACGTCATATTCTCGTGATTAACCGCGGGGATGTTGATGGTGTCTTTATTGGACAAATGGTCTTGGATGATAAAGGGGTCGTCGGGCAGGTTGTTGAGGTGCTGGCGCATAGCGCACGTATCCTGCTGATTTCAGATAAAGAGAATGCTGTATCCGTGCGGATTGAGCGGACTGGGATGCGCGGAATATTAGCGGGTACTGGGGATAGTGGGCGCTTAAGTCTACAATATGTACCTAATACTGCTGATGTCCAAGTCGGTGATCGTTTATTTACATCTGGTTTGGGCGAGCGTTTTCCCGCAGGCTATGCTGTGGGTGTCGTGTCCGCCATCCAGCATCATGGCAGTAGTGAATTTGCGGATATTGCGATCAAGCCTTTGGCTCAGTTAGAGGGAGGACATCATGTGATCTTATTGTTCTCAGCACCGCTTGCAAAGGAGCAGCCGCATACGGAACCCGCTAAGCCTAAATCGACTAAACAGCAATCAAGTGGACCGCGTTATGTCGCGCAATAA
- a CDS encoding Maf family protein yields MPHSIQSSDADIDRESRLIVLASTSPRRKALLEQVGLIFTTAAIDIDESVHTDESSADYVVRLAQQKALAAVPDFSSQTLIIAADTTVTIDGLILAKPTDRDHAFSMWQLLAGRTHQVMTGVAVACGEEIVTCNVVTDVDFMMLNKLQMQEYWDTGEPIGKAGGYAIQGYGAAYIPRINGSYSNVVGLPLVETLALISHFKRPLER; encoded by the coding sequence ATGCCTCACTCGATACAAAGTTCAGATGCTGATATTGATCGCGAGTCACGGTTAATTGTTCTCGCTTCGACCTCTCCACGGCGTAAAGCCTTGCTTGAACAAGTTGGGCTTATCTTTACGACAGCAGCAATTGATATTGATGAGTCAGTGCATACGGATGAGTCTTCTGCAGATTATGTGGTTCGTCTTGCACAACAAAAAGCACTCGCGGCTGTTCCTGATTTTTCATCACAAACGCTGATCATTGCTGCTGATACAACGGTGACGATTGATGGGTTAATTCTTGCGAAGCCGACTGATCGGGATCATGCTTTCTCGATGTGGCAATTGCTGGCTGGGCGGACACATCAGGTTATGACGGGTGTAGCCGTGGCTTGTGGCGAAGAGATTGTGACATGTAACGTTGTAACTGATGTTGATTTTATGATGTTAAATAAGCTGCAAATGCAAGAGTACTGGGATACGGGTGAACCTATAGGTAAAGCAGGGGGCTATGCCATCCAAGGTTATGGTGCTGCATATATTCCACGCATTAATGGTAGTTATAGTAATGTTGTGGGTTTACCTTTAGTGGAGACATTGGCACTCATCAGTCATTTTAAAAGACCTTTAGAAAGGTGA
- the mreD gene encoding rod shape-determining protein MreD encodes MSRNNPSSSIKDSRSLSKPDPMLPIPVSLLIGTILTVYPVPYTWLAWRPELMLMLTLFWVMVQPKWCGIWFAFFVGLLTDFMLDSQLGLHAFVFVVLSFLAKFFMRNKRMLTFLNLWIISTVAVLSNLILLFIFQRISGNVLSLWFWGPLLPSIIVWPLIYTFLKRWRGV; translated from the coding sequence ATGTCGCGCAATAATCCCTCATCTTCGATCAAGGACAGTCGCTCGCTCAGTAAGCCTGACCCCATGTTGCCAATTCCAGTCAGTCTGTTGATTGGAACAATTCTGACTGTTTATCCCGTCCCTTATACTTGGCTTGCTTGGCGTCCTGAGCTGATGCTTATGCTCACATTGTTCTGGGTGATGGTACAGCCGAAATGGTGTGGAATCTGGTTCGCTTTTTTTGTGGGGTTATTGACTGACTTTATGCTGGACAGTCAGTTGGGCCTGCATGCGTTTGTTTTTGTGGTCTTAAGCTTCCTTGCTAAGTTTTTCATGCGTAATAAGCGTATGCTGACTTTCTTGAATTTATGGATTATTTCGACGGTTGCCGTGCTTTCGAATCTCATTCTCCTTTTTATTTTCCAGCGAATTAGCGGTAATGTGTTATCCCTTTGGTTCTGGGGCCCTTTGCTACCCAGTATCATTGTTTGGCCGCTCATTTATACTTTTCTCAAACGCTGGCGAGGCGTGTAA